In Anaeromyxobacter sp., the following proteins share a genomic window:
- a CDS encoding methyltransferase domain-containing protein, which translates to MSGAAPLGEAELAAAGRALARWAGLSLGAGLEATLRRAVAAAAQELERSPAALAAAVAAGDHAATEVLAEHAVVGETSFWRHAEGLLALAHRLAGAAGPLSIWSAGCATGEEPYSLAVALLEAGRDVAGDTLLATDLSQRALARARAGLYRARALRRLPRALAGRWFQASDQGARVDPRAAAPVRFLRHNLLEPAPPGPFDAVVCRNVLIYFEAAVAAAALQRLAGALKPGGLLLLGPVELPLATGLGLALEEEGGATLLRRG; encoded by the coding sequence GTGAGCGGAGCCGCGCCGCTCGGCGAGGCGGAGCTGGCCGCGGCCGGGCGCGCCCTGGCGCGGTGGGCCGGGCTGTCACTGGGGGCCGGGCTGGAGGCCACGCTGCGCCGGGCCGTCGCCGCCGCCGCGCAGGAGCTCGAACGCTCGCCCGCCGCGCTGGCCGCCGCGGTGGCGGCCGGCGACCACGCCGCCACCGAGGTGCTGGCCGAGCACGCCGTGGTGGGAGAGACCTCCTTCTGGCGCCACGCCGAGGGGCTTCTGGCGCTGGCCCACCGGCTGGCCGGCGCGGCCGGGCCGCTCTCGATCTGGTCGGCCGGGTGCGCCACCGGCGAGGAGCCCTACAGCCTGGCGGTGGCGCTGCTGGAGGCCGGCCGCGACGTGGCCGGCGACACCCTGCTGGCCACCGACCTCTCCCAGCGGGCGCTCGCGCGGGCCCGGGCCGGGCTCTACCGCGCCCGCGCGCTGCGCCGCCTGCCGCGGGCGCTGGCCGGGCGGTGGTTCCAGGCCTCCGACCAGGGCGCCAGGGTGGACCCCCGCGCCGCCGCACCGGTCCGCTTCCTGCGCCACAACCTGCTCGAGCCCGCGCCGCCGGGGCCCTTCGACGCCGTGGTGTGCCGCAACGTGCTCATCTACTTCGAGGCCGCCGTGGCGGCCGCGGCGCTCCAGCGGCTGGCCGGGGCGCTCAAGCCAGGTGGGCTCCTGCTCCTCGGGCCCGTCGAGCTGCCGCTCGCCACCGGCCTCGGCCTCGCGCTCGAGGAGGAGGGCGGGGCCACGCTGCTGAGGCGGGGCTGA
- a CDS encoding PAS domain S-box protein — protein MSHTVEAVPSRPAPGEAEAADGFWLVDREGRFLDVSQSYCELSGYTRDELLGMRISDLEARESAAEVSQHLERLRQQGWDRFETHHRRKDGLLLELEVAANYFAREGKLFVFLRDLTQRNEWDARRRADLRRHECLERLARSRGATLRELLDRALEESLVLTGSALGYIYYYDEDRREFTLHSWSQSVMRACSIPDMQRVYALDKTGLWGEVVRQRRPVVVNAFAAPHPHKKGYPLGHAALTRFLTVPVVVDGRIVAVAGAANKADPYDDEDVRQLGLYMDAVWQLSSRDRAEELRTKLSAVLEQTSASVVIFDAAGIVEYANERHLEQVGLPREAVLGRPFDQLQAPAVTAEQSREIWGRLLAGEPWAGELSRPGRDGRPAWQAVSVVPVRQGSRVITHFASIAEDVTERRRLEGALRHSQKLESLGTLAGGVAHDFNNILTGLVGLVGAAREALGDNHPVSEDLDEAMQLVDRATGLTRGLLAFGRRVGGQPRLVELGEVVEGVARMLRRIIGEEVRLLVTPAPGRLPVRGDRGQLEQVLINLATNARDAMAGRGDLEVTLAEVALDAAAAALHQVPPGPYAVLSVRDHGAGLDEATRARIFDPFFTTKAAGRGTGLGLSIVHGIVRGSGGFVEVWSEPGQGARFDVHLPLLPGATEEAVAAAPPLAARGHGELVLLAEDDATVRGVWASLLRRHGYRVTTAEDGEQAVAAVRAASEPFDLALLDVTMPRLTGVEAYERIRALDPRLRVLFASGYAADRVQRGTAAARERLLAKPLAPAALLAEVRSALDRPVPGAR, from the coding sequence ATGTCCCACACGGTGGAGGCAGTCCCGAGCAGGCCGGCGCCCGGCGAGGCCGAGGCGGCCGACGGCTTCTGGCTGGTGGATCGCGAGGGGCGCTTCCTCGACGTCAGCCAGTCCTACTGCGAGCTCTCCGGCTACACGCGCGACGAGCTGCTCGGCATGCGCATCTCCGACCTGGAGGCGCGCGAGAGCGCCGCCGAGGTGAGCCAGCACCTGGAGCGGCTGCGCCAGCAGGGCTGGGACCGGTTCGAGACCCACCACCGGCGCAAGGACGGCCTGCTGCTGGAGCTGGAGGTGGCCGCCAACTACTTCGCCCGCGAGGGGAAGCTCTTCGTCTTCCTGCGCGACCTGACCCAGCGCAACGAGTGGGACGCCCGGCGGCGCGCCGACCTGCGGCGCCACGAGTGCCTGGAGCGGCTGGCCCGCAGCCGTGGCGCCACGCTGCGCGAGCTGCTGGACCGGGCGCTGGAGGAGTCGCTGGTGCTCACCGGCAGCGCCCTCGGCTACATCTACTACTACGACGAGGACCGCCGGGAGTTCACCCTTCACTCGTGGTCGCAGTCGGTGATGCGCGCCTGCTCCATCCCCGACATGCAGCGGGTCTACGCCCTCGACAAGACCGGGCTGTGGGGCGAGGTGGTGCGGCAGCGCCGCCCCGTCGTGGTGAACGCCTTCGCCGCGCCGCACCCCCACAAGAAGGGCTACCCGCTCGGCCACGCCGCCCTGACGCGCTTCCTCACCGTGCCGGTGGTGGTGGACGGGCGCATCGTGGCGGTGGCCGGGGCCGCCAACAAGGCCGACCCCTACGACGACGAGGACGTGCGCCAGCTCGGGCTCTACATGGACGCGGTGTGGCAGCTCTCCAGCCGGGACCGGGCGGAGGAGCTGCGCACCAAGCTGTCGGCGGTGCTGGAGCAGACCAGCGCCTCGGTGGTGATCTTCGACGCCGCCGGCATCGTCGAGTACGCCAACGAGCGCCACCTGGAGCAGGTGGGGCTGCCGCGCGAGGCCGTGCTGGGCCGCCCCTTCGACCAGCTGCAGGCGCCCGCCGTCACGGCGGAGCAGTCGCGCGAGATCTGGGGCCGGCTGCTGGCGGGCGAGCCCTGGGCCGGGGAGCTGTCGCGCCCGGGCCGCGACGGCCGGCCCGCCTGGCAGGCCGTCTCGGTGGTGCCGGTGCGCCAGGGCTCCCGGGTCATCACCCACTTCGCCTCGATCGCGGAGGACGTGACCGAGCGGCGCCGCCTGGAGGGCGCGCTGCGCCACTCCCAGAAGCTGGAGTCGCTCGGGACGCTGGCCGGCGGCGTGGCCCACGACTTCAACAACATCCTGACCGGGCTGGTGGGCCTGGTGGGGGCGGCGCGCGAGGCGCTGGGCGACAACCACCCCGTCAGCGAGGACCTCGACGAGGCCATGCAGCTGGTGGACCGCGCCACCGGCCTGACCCGCGGCCTGCTGGCGTTCGGCCGGCGGGTGGGCGGCCAGCCCAGGCTGGTGGAGCTCGGCGAGGTGGTGGAGGGCGTGGCCCGGATGCTGCGCCGCATCATCGGCGAGGAGGTGCGACTGCTGGTGACGCCGGCGCCGGGCCGCCTGCCGGTGCGGGGGGACCGCGGGCAGCTCGAGCAGGTGCTCATCAACCTGGCCACCAACGCCCGCGACGCCATGGCGGGGCGGGGCGATCTCGAGGTGACGCTGGCGGAGGTGGCGCTCGACGCCGCCGCGGCCGCTCTCCACCAGGTGCCGCCCGGGCCCTACGCCGTCCTCTCGGTGCGCGATCACGGCGCCGGCCTCGACGAGGCCACGCGGGCCCGCATCTTCGACCCCTTCTTCACCACCAAGGCGGCGGGGCGCGGCACCGGCCTGGGGCTCTCCATCGTGCACGGCATCGTGCGCGGCAGCGGGGGGTTCGTGGAGGTCTGGAGCGAGCCGGGGCAGGGGGCGCGCTTCGACGTCCACCTGCCGCTCCTGCCCGGGGCGACCGAGGAGGCGGTGGCGGCGGCGCCCCCGCTGGCGGCGCGCGGCCACGGCGAGCTGGTGCTGCTGGCCGAGGACGACGCCACCGTGCGCGGCGTCTGGGCCAGCCTGCTGCGCCGTCACGGCTACCGGGTCACCACCGCCGAGGACGGCGAGCAGGCGGTGGCGGCGGTGCGGGCGGCCAGCGAGCCGTTCGACCTGGCGCTGCTCGACGTGACCATGCCGCGCCTCACCGGCGTGGAGGCCTACGAGCGCATCCGCGCGCTCGACCCCCGGCTGCGGGTGCTCTTCGCCAGCGGCTACGCGGCCGATCGGGTGCAGCGGGGCACCGCCGCGGCGCGGGAGCGGCTGCTGGCGAAGCCGCTGGCCCCGGCGGCGCTGCTGGCCGAGGTGCGGTCCGCGCTGGATCGGCCGGTGCCCGGGGCGCGCTGA
- a CDS encoding TatD family hydrolase encodes MTFDALLHAASLRPADVEALRFFGVAGALVPSGDGFHPATAAGLKQHWLDTAATARRLRRHGLRAWAALGIHPRRIPRRGLAERLADLPAVLGRPEVAALGPAGLEAGGALEEEVFLAQARMAAELRLPLLVRTSERARASQVGRLLELLESTELPPERVLVQHADARTLPILRARGHRALLTMAGRHGVEEAARLVARHGAEGILLGSDAGDAGGDLLALPRVADRLARAGLSLAVIRRACLGNALAWLGLAPDDLD; translated from the coding sequence GTGACCTTCGACGCCCTCCTCCACGCCGCCTCGCTCCGCCCCGCCGACGTCGAGGCCCTGCGCTTCTTCGGCGTCGCCGGCGCGCTGGTGCCCTCCGGCGACGGGTTCCACCCCGCCACCGCGGCCGGGCTCAAGCAGCACTGGCTGGACACGGCCGCCACCGCGCGCCGGCTCCGGCGCCACGGGCTGCGAGCCTGGGCGGCGCTGGGCATCCACCCGCGGCGCATCCCCCGGCGCGGCCTGGCGGAGCGGCTGGCCGACCTGCCGGCGGTGCTGGGCCGGCCCGAGGTGGCGGCGCTGGGGCCAGCCGGCCTCGAGGCGGGCGGGGCGCTGGAGGAGGAGGTCTTCCTGGCGCAGGCCCGCATGGCCGCCGAGCTCCGCCTGCCGCTGCTGGTGCGGACCAGCGAGCGGGCGCGGGCCAGCCAGGTCGGCCGGCTCCTCGAGCTGCTGGAGTCCACCGAGCTGCCGCCGGAGCGGGTGCTGGTGCAGCACGCCGACGCCCGCACGCTGCCCATCCTGCGGGCGCGCGGCCACCGGGCGCTCCTCACCATGGCCGGCCGACACGGGGTCGAGGAGGCGGCCAGGCTGGTGGCGCGCCACGGCGCCGAGGGGATCCTGCTCGGCTCCGACGCCGGCGACGCCGGGGGCGATCTCCTGGCCCTTCCGAGGGTGGCCGACCGGCTGGCCCGCGCCGGGCTCTCGCTGGCCGTCATCCGCCGCGCCTGCCTGGGAAACGCCCTGGCCTGGCTCGGGCTCGCGCCCGACGACCTCGACTGA
- a CDS encoding HAMP domain-containing protein, with translation MPKRSYSLAFAPFGWVVGTGNYVDDIDAVVAAERAAAQRQRLAQRWATLVAVLAIVGLAAAAAWVLAGSVTRPLAHLVAETGALTRAVAEGRLDQRGDPSLVDAEFRPIVEGLNATLDAYARPLQMTVENVARLGRGDVPPPITEPFQGDFNRIKESLNGCFAGVTALVVDVNLLAEAGVAGRLSTRADAARHQGDFRVIVEGMNRTLDAVMGPLGVAARTVDAIARGQIPAPITEAYRGDFEVIKQNLNTCIAAIRALVSDVDGLAQAGVEGRLSTRADAARHQGDFRKVVEGMNRTLDAVVGPLGAAARAVDAIARGEIPAPITEAYRGDFDAIKRNLNTCFAAVTAVVADIDGLVKAAVAGRLTTRAEASRHQGDFRRIVEGVNQTLEAVLAPVTEAAAVLDQLAARDLRVRVSGSYQGDHARIQRSVNATAEALHQAIAQVAEAADQVSSASQQIAASSQSVASGASEQASSLQQTTASIESVSAITRSASDSAQQANLLSGQARQAAQGGAAAVDQMVGAMGRIRASAEGTSQIIRDINDIAFQTNLLALNAAVEAARAGEAGRGFAVVAEEVRSLALRAKEAAQKTEALIRVSVKEAGEGEGTARTVSLRLGEIVGGIGKVTAIVSEIAAAAREQSSGIDQVMLAVGEMDKVTQQNAASAEESSSASSELNGQAEELAAMVGAFRIDRVGAARGLGHRSPSSAGA, from the coding sequence CTGCCCAAGCGCTCCTACTCGCTGGCCTTCGCCCCCTTCGGCTGGGTGGTGGGCACCGGCAACTACGTGGACGACATCGACGCGGTGGTGGCGGCCGAGCGGGCCGCGGCGCAGCGGCAGCGCCTGGCCCAGCGCTGGGCCACCCTGGTGGCGGTGCTGGCCATCGTGGGCCTGGCCGCCGCCGCCGCCTGGGTCCTGGCCGGCTCGGTGACCCGGCCGCTGGCCCACCTGGTGGCCGAGACCGGCGCGCTCACCCGCGCCGTGGCGGAGGGGCGCCTCGACCAGCGCGGCGACCCCTCCCTGGTCGATGCCGAGTTCCGGCCCATCGTGGAGGGGCTCAACGCCACCCTCGACGCCTACGCCCGGCCGCTCCAGATGACGGTGGAGAACGTGGCCCGGCTGGGCCGCGGCGACGTGCCGCCGCCCATCACCGAGCCCTTCCAGGGCGACTTCAACCGCATCAAGGAGAGCCTCAACGGCTGCTTCGCCGGTGTGACCGCGCTGGTGGTGGACGTGAACCTGCTGGCCGAGGCCGGGGTGGCCGGTCGCCTCTCCACCCGCGCCGACGCGGCCCGCCACCAGGGCGACTTCCGCGTCATCGTGGAGGGGATGAACCGCACCCTCGACGCCGTGATGGGGCCGCTGGGCGTGGCGGCGCGCACCGTGGACGCCATCGCCCGCGGCCAGATCCCGGCCCCCATCACCGAGGCCTACCGGGGCGACTTCGAGGTCATCAAGCAGAACCTCAACACCTGCATCGCCGCCATCCGCGCGCTGGTCAGCGACGTGGACGGGCTGGCCCAGGCCGGCGTGGAGGGCCGCCTCTCCACCCGCGCCGACGCGGCGCGCCACCAGGGCGACTTCCGCAAGGTGGTGGAGGGGATGAACCGCACCCTGGACGCCGTGGTGGGGCCGCTCGGCGCGGCGGCCCGCGCCGTGGACGCCATCGCCCGCGGCGAGATCCCGGCCCCCATCACCGAGGCCTACCGGGGCGACTTCGACGCCATCAAGCGCAACCTCAACACCTGCTTCGCGGCCGTCACCGCGGTGGTGGCCGACATCGACGGCCTGGTGAAGGCGGCGGTGGCCGGGCGGCTCACCACCCGCGCCGAGGCCTCGCGCCACCAGGGCGACTTCCGCCGGATCGTCGAGGGCGTCAACCAGACGCTCGAGGCGGTGCTGGCCCCGGTCACCGAGGCAGCCGCCGTGCTCGACCAGCTGGCCGCCCGCGACCTCAGGGTGCGCGTCTCCGGGAGCTACCAGGGCGACCACGCCCGCATCCAGCGCTCGGTCAACGCCACCGCCGAGGCGCTGCACCAGGCCATCGCCCAGGTGGCGGAGGCGGCCGACCAGGTGTCGAGCGCCTCCCAGCAGATCGCCGCCTCCAGCCAGTCGGTGGCCAGCGGCGCCTCCGAGCAGGCCTCGTCGCTGCAGCAGACCACCGCCTCCATCGAGTCGGTGTCCGCCATCACCAGGTCCGCCAGCGACAGCGCCCAGCAGGCCAACCTGCTGTCGGGCCAGGCCCGCCAGGCCGCCCAGGGCGGCGCGGCCGCGGTGGACCAGATGGTGGGCGCCATGGGGCGCATCCGCGCCTCGGCGGAGGGCACCTCGCAGATCATCCGGGACATCAACGACATCGCCTTCCAGACCAACCTGCTGGCGCTCAACGCGGCGGTGGAGGCGGCCCGCGCCGGCGAGGCCGGGCGCGGCTTCGCGGTGGTGGCCGAGGAGGTCCGCTCGCTGGCGCTGCGCGCCAAGGAGGCGGCCCAGAAGACCGAGGCCCTCATCCGCGTGTCGGTCAAGGAGGCCGGCGAGGGCGAGGGCACGGCCCGCACCGTGTCCCTCCGGCTGGGCGAGATCGTGGGCGGCATCGGCAAGGTCACCGCCATCGTCTCGGAGATCGCCGCCGCCGCCCGGGAGCAGTCGTCCGGCATCGACCAGGTGATGCTGGCGGTGGGCGAGATGGACAAGGTCACCCAGCAGAACGCCGCCAGCGCCGAGGAGTCCTCCTCGGCCTCCAGCGAGCTCAACGGCCAGGCCGAGGAGCTGGCCGCCATGGTGGGCGCCTTCCGCATCGACCGGGTGGGCGCCGCCCGGGGGCTCGGCCACCGATCCCCGTCGTCGGCCGGAGCCTGA
- a CDS encoding cyclic nucleotide-binding domain-containing protein encodes MDPQVLRRCPLFETLSSAQLAQVAALAAQRELPVGTSIFKEGDGGDEMYVVVAGRVRISKMVKGVGEEALSILDAGAYFGEMAMIDDAPRSADALAHSTCTLLAIRRDDLDQLMFVDKELAYALLWTFVRTLSSRLREMNDKIQGFFAMTGPFR; translated from the coding sequence ATGGATCCCCAGGTGCTGCGGCGCTGCCCGCTCTTCGAGACCCTCTCCTCGGCCCAGCTGGCGCAGGTGGCCGCCCTGGCGGCGCAGCGCGAGCTGCCGGTGGGCACCTCCATCTTCAAGGAGGGCGACGGCGGCGACGAGATGTACGTGGTGGTGGCCGGCCGGGTGCGCATCTCCAAGATGGTGAAGGGGGTGGGGGAGGAGGCGCTCTCCATCCTCGACGCCGGCGCCTACTTCGGCGAGATGGCCATGATCGACGACGCGCCGCGCTCGGCCGACGCGCTGGCCCACAGCACCTGCACCCTGCTGGCGATCCGGCGCGACGACCTCGACCAGCTCATGTTCGTGGACAAGGAGCTGGCCTACGCCCTGCTCTGGACCTTCGTCAGGACCCTCTCGTCGCGGCTGCGCGAGATGAACGACAAGATCCAGGGCTTCTTCGCGATGACCGGGCCGTTCCGCTAG
- a CDS encoding heme NO-binding domain-containing protein: protein MGRRRSQMKGTIVTCLSELVEKRYGRKVWTEALRLAGLRPGSIFLPSADVDDAVVRNLFAAAAEAGHLTPTELAEAFGDAWINDYAPTLYRQFFTEYRTALDFLASIDVVHAEMTRKTPDAQPPRFTVVERSPGHLVLHYGSARSMEALVPGLIRGVARRYREELVITRRGQSTFEIRATHPPRA from the coding sequence ATGGGCCGGCGGCGCAGCCAGATGAAGGGCACCATCGTCACCTGCCTCTCCGAGCTGGTGGAGAAGCGCTACGGTCGGAAGGTCTGGACCGAGGCGCTCCGGCTGGCGGGCCTGCGCCCCGGGTCGATCTTCCTGCCCAGCGCCGACGTGGACGACGCGGTGGTCCGCAACCTGTTCGCCGCGGCGGCCGAGGCCGGCCACCTCACGCCCACCGAGCTGGCCGAGGCCTTCGGCGACGCCTGGATCAACGACTACGCGCCCACCCTCTACCGGCAGTTCTTCACCGAGTACCGGACGGCGCTCGACTTCCTGGCCTCCATCGACGTGGTGCACGCCGAGATGACCCGCAAGACCCCCGACGCGCAGCCGCCCAGGTTCACCGTGGTGGAGCGCTCGCCCGGCCACCTGGTGCTGCACTACGGCTCGGCGCGCAGCATGGAGGCGCTGGTGCCCGGGCTCATCCGCGGCGTGGCGCGCCGCTACCGCGAGGAGCTGGTCATCACCCGGCGCGGCCAGTCCACCTTCGAGATCCGCGCCACCCACCCGCCCCGCGCCTGA
- the trxB gene encoding thioredoxin-disulfide reductase — translation MAQHEKVIILGSGPAGYTAAIYASRATLKPLVLEGMQPGGQLTITTEVENFPGFRDGVMGPALMEEMKAQAERFGTRIVSAEATKVDLSRRPFTVTTDEAEYTCDALIVATGATAKWLGIPSEKQYQGRGVSACATCDGFFFKNVEVAVVGGGDTAIEEATFLTKFATKVHLIHRRGELRASKIMQQKARENPKLAFQWNSAVDEVLGDGKAVTGVRLKSTVDGATRDLPLKGLFMGIGHEPTTALFKGQLAMNEVGYLTVKAPSTATSVPGVFACGDVADPNYRQAISAAGTGCIAAMDAERFLAGH, via the coding sequence ATGGCCCAGCACGAGAAGGTGATCATCCTCGGCAGCGGACCGGCCGGCTACACGGCCGCCATCTACGCCTCCCGCGCCACCCTGAAGCCGCTGGTCCTCGAGGGGATGCAGCCGGGCGGCCAGCTCACCATCACCACCGAGGTGGAGAACTTCCCGGGCTTCCGGGACGGTGTCATGGGGCCGGCGCTGATGGAGGAGATGAAGGCCCAGGCCGAGCGCTTCGGCACCCGCATCGTCTCCGCCGAGGCCACCAAGGTGGACCTGTCGCGGCGCCCCTTCACCGTCACCACCGACGAGGCCGAGTACACCTGCGACGCGCTGATCGTCGCCACCGGCGCCACCGCCAAGTGGCTCGGCATCCCCTCGGAGAAGCAGTACCAGGGGCGCGGCGTCTCGGCCTGCGCCACCTGCGACGGCTTCTTCTTCAAGAACGTGGAGGTGGCGGTGGTGGGCGGCGGCGACACCGCCATCGAGGAGGCCACCTTCCTCACCAAGTTCGCCACCAAGGTCCACCTGATCCACCGGCGCGGCGAGCTGCGCGCCTCCAAGATCATGCAGCAGAAGGCCCGCGAGAACCCCAAGCTGGCGTTCCAGTGGAACTCGGCCGTCGACGAGGTGCTGGGCGACGGCAAGGCGGTCACCGGGGTGCGCCTGAAGAGCACGGTGGACGGCGCCACCCGCGACCTGCCGCTCAAGGGGCTCTTCATGGGCATCGGCCACGAGCCGACCACCGCCCTCTTCAAGGGGCAGCTGGCGATGAACGAGGTGGGCTACCTCACCGTCAAGGCGCCCTCCACCGCCACCAGCGTGCCGGGCGTCTTCGCCTGCGGCGACGTGGCGGACCCCAACTACCGGCAGGCCATCTCGGCGGCGGGCACCGGCTGCATCGCCGCCATGGACGCCGAGCGGTTCCTGGCCGGCCACTGA
- the moaC gene encoding cyclic pyranopterin monophosphate synthase MoaC — translation MKMIDVGSKPATERVAVARASVCMSKATRALVSAGQVEKGDVLAAARLAGVMAAKRTPDLVPLCHPISLSGVEMDVRLTARGVTATATVRTVDRTGVEMEALTAVTAACLTVYDMLKRHEKGMRIEGIELLEKSGGRSGRWVRPPARRRR, via the coding sequence GTGAAGATGATCGACGTCGGGTCCAAGCCGGCCACCGAGCGGGTGGCGGTGGCCCGCGCCTCGGTCTGCATGTCGAAGGCCACCCGGGCCCTGGTGTCCGCCGGCCAGGTGGAGAAGGGCGACGTGCTGGCGGCGGCCCGCCTGGCGGGCGTCATGGCGGCCAAGCGCACCCCGGACCTGGTGCCGCTGTGCCACCCCATCTCGCTCTCCGGCGTGGAGATGGACGTGCGCCTGACCGCCCGCGGCGTGACGGCCACCGCCACGGTGCGCACGGTGGACCGCACCGGCGTGGAGATGGAGGCGCTCACCGCGGTGACCGCCGCCTGCCTCACGGTCTACGACATGCTGAAGCGGCACGAGAAGGGGATGCGCATCGAGGGGATCGAGCTGCTCGAGAAGTCCGGCGGGCGGAGCGGCCGCTGGGTGCGCCCGCCGGCGCGGCGCCGGCGCTGA
- a CDS encoding response regulator, translated as MRVLVADDARAARALLRAILEQVPEIEVVGEAADGAQAVALTLTLRPDVVTMDVRMPGKDGLAAIEEIMARAPTPVVVVTGQSGPEHQETAFRALQLGAVEVLPKPSDSEPGRFERQADAIRLAVRGVARLTVMTRHHRPARGAGRWGRR; from the coding sequence ATCCGCGTCCTGGTGGCCGACGACGCCCGCGCCGCCCGCGCCCTGCTGCGGGCCATCCTGGAGCAGGTGCCCGAGATCGAGGTGGTGGGCGAGGCGGCCGACGGCGCGCAGGCGGTGGCGCTGACGCTGACCCTGCGGCCAGACGTGGTCACCATGGACGTGCGCATGCCCGGCAAGGACGGGCTGGCGGCCATCGAGGAGATCATGGCCCGCGCCCCCACGCCGGTGGTGGTGGTGACCGGCCAGTCCGGGCCCGAGCACCAGGAGACCGCCTTCCGGGCGCTGCAGCTCGGCGCGGTGGAGGTGCTGCCCAAGCCGTCGGACTCCGAGCCCGGCCGCTTCGAGCGCCAGGCCGACGCCATCCGGCTGGCGGTGCGCGGGGTGGCCAGGCTCACGGTGATGACCAGGCACCACCGGCCGGCGCGGGGCGCCGGGCGATGGGGCCGGCGCTGA
- a CDS encoding DUF1801 domain-containing protein — MASRRRADRPARPATRAGRPGKPAAPRSRRAAAASKATPRSAAARAPSPAPDLAPAAFLAALPEPRRSELTRIDRFVRDTLPDLERVVRSGMLGYGPFHYRYASGREGDTVKIGLASRAQYVSLYTCAADARGHVAERYRARLPGADIGKGCVRFRRFDDLDPEVLRELLLEVDRVGYEP; from the coding sequence ATGGCCTCCCGCCGCCGCGCCGACCGCCCCGCCCGCCCCGCCACCCGCGCCGGCCGTCCCGGGAAGCCGGCTGCGCCGAGATCGAGGCGCGCGGCCGCCGCGTCGAAGGCCACGCCCCGCTCCGCCGCCGCGCGGGCGCCCTCCCCCGCGCCGGACCTGGCGCCGGCCGCCTTCCTGGCCGCCCTCCCGGAGCCGCGGCGCAGCGAGCTCACCCGCATCGACCGCTTCGTGCGGGACACCCTGCCCGACCTGGAGCGGGTGGTGCGCTCCGGCATGCTGGGCTACGGCCCCTTTCACTACCGCTACGCCTCGGGGCGCGAGGGCGACACCGTCAAGATCGGCCTCGCCAGCCGGGCCCAGTACGTCTCGCTCTACACCTGCGCCGCCGACGCCCGGGGCCACGTGGCGGAGCGCTACCGGGCGCGGCTCCCCGGCGCCGACATCGGGAAGGGCTGCGTCCGCTTCAGGCGGTTCGACGACCTGGACCCCGAGGTGCTGCGGGAGCTGCTCCTGGAGGTCGATCGGGTCGGGTACGAGCCCTGA
- a CDS encoding chemotaxis response regulator protein-glutamate methylesterase, whose product MGPALTPARGTSGVGLPAGALRTTAAPTPTAPSTSTPTPTAPSTPPSTSTSAPTSASASHPALTPAPTSTPHTRHRPTAPPQRPEGPAPLPSALHPRPPRGVVGVVASTGGPPALARLLSGLPASFPAAVLVVQHIAAGFETGLVHWLARHTPLGVKLAEHGEPLHGGVVYLAREGRHLTALIGTAYLDDAPPVRGFRPSGTALFHSLAREYGPGACGLVLTGMGDDGVDGLAAVRAKGGATWAQGPASSVVYGMPREAARRGAAAETLELDDLAPALVLRLMGDLPR is encoded by the coding sequence ATGGGGCCGGCGCTGACGCCGGCGCGGGGGACGAGCGGGGTGGGGCTTCCGGCGGGGGCCCTGCGGACGACCGCGGCTCCGACCCCGACCGCGCCCTCGACCTCGACCCCGACCCCGACCGCGCCCTCGACCCCGCCCTCGACCTCGACCTCGGCCCCGACCTCGGCCTCGGCCTCGCACCCGGCCCTGACCCCGGCCCCGACCTCGACCCCGCACACCCGCCACCGCCCCACCGCTCCGCCCCAGCGCCCCGAGGGCCCTGCGCCCCTCCCCTCCGCCCTCCACCCGCGGCCGCCGCGCGGCGTGGTCGGGGTGGTGGCCTCCACCGGCGGTCCGCCGGCCTTGGCCCGCCTGCTCTCCGGCCTGCCGGCCTCCTTCCCGGCCGCGGTGCTGGTGGTGCAGCACATCGCCGCCGGCTTCGAGACTGGCCTGGTGCACTGGCTGGCGCGCCACACCCCGCTCGGCGTGAAGCTGGCCGAGCACGGCGAGCCCCTGCACGGCGGGGTGGTCTACCTGGCGCGCGAGGGGCGCCACCTCACCGCGCTGATCGGCACCGCCTACCTCGACGACGCCCCGCCGGTGCGCGGCTTCCGCCCGTCCGGCACCGCCCTCTTCCACTCGCTGGCGCGCGAGTACGGCCCCGGCGCCTGCGGGCTGGTGCTCACCGGCATGGGCGACGACGGGGTGGACGGGCTCGCGGCCGTGCGCGCCAAGGGCGGCGCCACCTGGGCCCAGGGGCCGGCCTCCTCGGTGGTCTACGGCATGCCGCGCGAGGCGGCGCGCCGCGGGGCCGCGGCCGAGACCCTGGAGCTCGACGACCTGGCCCCCGCGCTGGTGCTTCGCCTCATGGGGGACCTGCCGCGGTGA